The DNA region TCCTCCTCGGCGTGCCTGGCGCGCGCGCCGCAATCACCAGAATCATCGCACCCTGGTGGTGCGGTAGGTACACATGGCTGAGCGTGGCTGAGCGTGGCTGAGCAGTGGTTGATCGGGGAGCTGGAGAGGGCTTTCTGCCAGGCCTCTGGGGCATGCTCTCAGCCCATACATACAGTCGAGCGGCTCGCTGCCGCGCCGCTCAGGGCGCTCAAAGAGGAGCGTTCTGCTCTCGCCCTTCTCCTCTTTATGAGTCTCTGCTCCTTTCTTATTTTTTGCATCATGTAGCCTTCTTCTGGACCCTGATTCGTCTCCGGCGCTTCGCGACCCGCGTCGCATCCAGTTGGGAGTTGGGGGCAGCCGGGTGATAGCCGGGTGGCAGCCGCTCCCCAGGGAAAGATAAGTGACCCCTCAGCCTGGTCAAGTAACATATAATAGAGGGTGATATTCGGCCAGCGGTAACCGCTACCCTAGAAAGAGAGTAAGCTTTCCATGAACTTATACGAACAATTGCAAGTCATTCATGAGCGCCTGAACAACATCGGGGCCCATGAAGATAGCATTGCCCTGGTAGAGAAGCTGCTCAAGCGTGCCGAACCCACCAGGTATGACCGGACTCAGATCTCGCAGATGCAAGTCTTAAGACACATGCTGCGCATGCCCGATGTCATCGATAATTACGATATCTATAACGATCTGCAAGAGCTAATGGGAGAGCACTCTGAGGTCGAACTGATGGCCCGCGAAGAGGCGGCGCCTCCAGCCTATGAGGACACGACGCGCCGGCCCAAGCCACGCTCCTACTATAAAGCGCGCAAGGCCAAGGAGAAGAAAAGCAGCTAGATCGCGATAAGAGCTGACTCTTCCCTTGGCCCTTTCTTTTCTGGGGGCTACTCGGAGCGTAACGGCGGCCAGTTGGCTGAACGGTGTAGTAGGGCCATCAGGAGGCCACCAGGAAGGAGGACCACAGCGAAGAGGGAGCGAAGGCCAGGACCTTGCAAGCTGAGGAGGCAGGTCAGATTCCCACCAAGGCGCAAGGCGAGTCAGGTTCTGGTTCCTTGCGCTGCAGGCTGCAGCGTCTGGCAACAGACAGGAACCTGCCGAAGACGCTTACGCTTCCGCTGGGGGAAGATGGCCTTGCCCCTCTGATGCCGATCTATCTGACAGGAGCCGTCGCTTAAGAAACTGGAGCTGCTGCTCTACTTGCTCGTCCCGATCAAGTCGTTCCAGCTCATGGTCCAGAGCATTGCCGCCAGCGGTCAGGAGAGGGGGAGAGAGAGGGCTGTCCAGCGTGCCCTGTTCGAGGAGAGAGTGCAAGGCGCTGGCGCGGGCTTCCGCTGTCAGGATCTTCTCCTGAGCGCGCTCCAGGGCAAGCTGCATTTCCGTCATCTCCGTACTCAGACCTGTGAGGGCTTCCTCAATACGGGCCTGGGCCTGAGCGGCGCTATAGCGAGCCTTCAGGACCTCTTTCTGGGTACGAAAGGCCTCCACTCGCATCCTCAGTCGCTGCTCCAGCTCAATCAGCTGTTCCTTTTGCGCACGCACCTGCCCCAGTTGTTGCTCATAGCTATTGAGCTGAGCCAGCAACAACTCACGGCGCTGCAGGACCAGGCGGGCCAGATCTTCACGATTAGCGCGAAGCGCATGAAAAGCCTTCTGCTCATAGCGCTCTGTCTGGCGCTGCAGCTCTGCCTGTTGAAGTTCCAGGCGTCTCTCGCTGGTAGCCACATCGGCGACGGCGCGACGAAGCTGCTGCAGCTGCTCCACTTGTTTCTGATAGGAATAATCGAGCACCTGCGCCGGGTCCTCTGCTCGCTCAAGGGCGGCCTTACTGCGGATGCGCAGCAGCAAGGCCAGGCGTGAAAGCAAGCCCATGACTGCCTCCTCTCGTGCTGCTTGCCGTCGGGAAGTCCCTGCTGGCTGTGCGCTTACTAATCTCTTGCTCGTACTATTGCTTGTTGGTCTTGCGCCCCAGGTGGTGGTGCTGCTCTCGCCTGCCAGACGGTACTGCGCCGCCAGACCTCCAAGATACCGCTGTCGACATGATATCACAAACGAGGCTACCAGGCTCCCTGGAGCCTGGGAAAACTGTCGGCCTCTTCCTTCCCCCCTCTTGACATTTGCGCGAGGAGGGGCTATAATAAATGCCGTCAAGAGTGAGACGCGGGCTTGGTGTAGCGGTAACATGCAACTTTCCCAAAGTTGAGATCACGGGTTCAAATCCCGTAGCCCGCTCCAGGTTTCCTGTGAACGCCCCGCACTGCGGGGCGTTCCTTTTGGCTATCTCTCTCCTCTACCAGCCTCCCATAACTCGCGAGCTTTTTGCTGAGTCATGGTCGCAGAGGCGGCTCCTCACCTGGTCTCAGCTGCCTTGCTGGCGCCGCTCCTCCAGAGCACGCTGCATCTGCTGCATATCGCGTGCCACTGTGCGCAGACCCAGGAGGCAGATCAAGCCAGCCAGCAGCAAGGCGCTGGGGGCGGTACTCAGCAGAGCGAGGTGGAGAGAACTGTGCTCCTTCAGCAAGCCGATTAGCGCCGGGGCAGAGGCATCGCCAAGCAGATGGGCGAGCAGCAAGGCGAGGCCCAGAGCTGTGGCGCGCACTTCTGGCAGCACTACATCCTGGATAACGGCATTCAATGGGCCAGTACAGAAATTGAGGGCCACGCCAGCCACAAAGAGCGTTGCCACGAAGAGGGAGAGCTGGTGGAAGAGGAGAGCCAACAAGGCTAGCGGTGCTCCAATCAGGAAGCCCAGCGTAGCCACCAGCAAGCGCCCCTGGAGGAAGCGGCGCTGGGCGCGATCTGCCAGCAGGCCCCCAAGCACTGTACCGACCAGACCGCTCCCGACCAGGAGCGCGCCCGCCAGCAAGCCCGCCTGGCTCAGGGTGAGGTGAAAATCCAGAAACAGGTACGTTGGCAGCCAGGCTGAGGTTCCCCCAATCGTAAAGAAGCTGCAGATGAGGGCGCCCAAAAGCACCCAATAGGTAGGAATGCGCACAATAGCTCGGGCCTGGCGCCAGAAATCGCTGCTCAGACTGGCATGGCCCTCGGCCACCAGTGCCGACGAAGAGGCCTCAGATCGCCCTTGTGTCTCCTGTGCCTCCTCCTCCTCAAACGAGCCACGGGCAGGCTCATGGAGGCGCCAGGCCAGGAAAGCCACCACCAGCCCTGGCAGCCCGACCACATAGAAAGCCCAGCGCCAGCCGAGTGTATCGGCGATCAAGCCGCCGATTACGAAACCCAGCGCCGAGCCGATCAACGTCGCCGCCGCCCAGTAGGAAAGCACACGCCCACGTTGGGCGGGAGGGAAATAGTCACCCAGCAGCGAGAGCGAAGCGGGCGCATAGCCAGCCTCGCCGATCCCAAGGACCGAGCGCGTGATGAAGAGCTGGATGAAGTTTCGGGTCAACCCCGTAATGGCGG from Thermogemmatispora onikobensis includes:
- a CDS encoding PspA/IM30 family protein: MGLLSRLALLLRIRSKAALERAEDPAQVLDYSYQKQVEQLQQLRRAVADVATSERRLELQQAELQRQTERYEQKAFHALRANREDLARLVLQRRELLLAQLNSYEQQLGQVRAQKEQLIELEQRLRMRVEAFRTQKEVLKARYSAAQAQARIEEALTGLSTEMTEMQLALERAQEKILTAEARASALHSLLEQGTLDSPLSPPLLTAGGNALDHELERLDRDEQVEQQLQFLKRRLLSDRSASEGQGHLPPAEA
- a CDS encoding spinster family MFS transporter; amino-acid sequence: MTAVTPASRGQRLRRPTRAEARFALVVLLVINMLNYADRYILPAILPRVQHDLQISDFEAGLLNSAFLLVYGLTTLPLGIWADRTLRKNIVSLCVGLWSLATAITGLTRNFIQLFITRSVLGIGEAGYAPASLSLLGDYFPPAQRGRVLSYWAAATLIGSALGFVIGGLIADTLGWRWAFYVVGLPGLVVAFLAWRLHEPARGSFEEEEAQETQGRSEASSSALVAEGHASLSSDFWRQARAIVRIPTYWVLLGALICSFFTIGGTSAWLPTYLFLDFHLTLSQAGLLAGALLVGSGLVGTVLGGLLADRAQRRFLQGRLLVATLGFLIGAPLALLALLFHQLSLFVATLFVAGVALNFCTGPLNAVIQDVVLPEVRATALGLALLLAHLLGDASAPALIGLLKEHSSLHLALLSTAPSALLLAGLICLLGLRTVARDMQQMQRALEERRQQGS